In Candidatus Zixiibacteriota bacterium, one DNA window encodes the following:
- a CDS encoding sugar phosphate nucleotidyltransferase, with amino-acid sequence MQMVILAGGLATRMRPLTLQLPKSMLQIKGRPFLEYQLELLKEYEIKDVLLCVGYKGELIKDHFGDGRKFGVILSYSFDGDKLLGTGGALKKAYKLLSENFFLMYGDSYLPYDYQEIERHFRDSVKLSLMVAYRNQNRFDKSNLLIQDGMIKLYDKTLQGENLKYIDAGLSILKKEVLNLVPEEEPYDLEELYRTLISEEEMSAYEVKQRFYQIGSFEGLEEFKNLVEKGEKIHDRH; translated from the coding sequence ATGCAGATGGTGATCTTAGCTGGAGGCTTGGCTACCAGGATGAGGCCTCTGACTTTGCAATTACCCAAATCGATGCTTCAGATAAAGGGACGACCTTTTTTGGAATATCAACTGGAGCTTTTAAAGGAGTATGAGATAAAAGACGTGCTCCTATGTGTAGGATATAAGGGTGAGCTTATCAAAGACCATTTTGGAGATGGCAGAAAATTCGGGGTGATTCTTTCTTACAGTTTTGATGGAGACAAACTCTTAGGCACTGGAGGCGCTTTGAAAAAAGCCTATAAGCTCTTAAGTGAAAATTTCTTCTTGATGTACGGGGACTCCTATCTCCCTTACGATTATCAGGAGATTGAAAGGCATTTCAGGGATTCGGTCAAGCTTTCCCTGATGGTCGCTTATAGGAATCAAAACAGATTTGATAAAAGTAACCTCTTAATCCAGGACGGCATGATAAAGCTTTATGATAAAACCCTTCAGGGCGAAAACTTAAAATATATAGATGCCGGGCTTTCAATTCTCAAAAAAGAGGTCCTGAATTTGGTGCCCGAGGAGGAGCCTTATGACTTAGAGGAACTCTATAGAACTCTCATCTCCGAAGAGGAGATGTCAGCCTATGAAGTAAAACAGAGGTTTTACCAGATAGGCTCTTTTGAGGGGTTAGAGGAATTCAAAAATTTGGTAGAAAAGGGGGAGAAAATCCATGATCGTCACTAG